In Phyllobacterium zundukense, one DNA window encodes the following:
- the msrA gene encoding peptide-methionine (S)-S-oxide reductase MsrA: MFIIDMFNKKTKMPEAAQALPGRATPVATAETHFVNGHALKGPWPDNLQTAMFGMGCFWGVERLFWQVPGVYVTAAGYAGGITPNPTYQETCTGLTGHNEVVLVVFDPDVISYDELLTLFWEEHDPTQGMRQGNDIGTTYRSGIYTFTPEQHAAAETSRNDYQKALSVAGRGKITTEILEVPEFYYAEDYHQQYLAKNPAGYCSLRGTGVSCPIPQAKAI; the protein is encoded by the coding sequence ATGTTCATCATCGACATGTTCAACAAGAAAACCAAAATGCCCGAGGCTGCTCAAGCTCTACCGGGGCGAGCTACTCCCGTTGCCACCGCCGAAACACATTTCGTCAATGGACACGCGCTGAAGGGCCCATGGCCCGACAATCTCCAGACCGCCATGTTCGGCATGGGCTGCTTCTGGGGCGTCGAGCGGCTGTTCTGGCAAGTGCCCGGCGTGTATGTCACCGCCGCAGGCTACGCCGGCGGCATCACGCCAAACCCCACCTACCAGGAAACATGTACTGGACTGACCGGGCACAATGAAGTTGTGCTGGTGGTGTTCGATCCGGATGTCATTTCCTATGACGAGCTATTGACGTTGTTCTGGGAAGAGCATGACCCGACGCAGGGCATGCGGCAGGGCAATGATATCGGCACGACCTATCGCTCGGGCATCTATACGTTTACACCGGAGCAACACGCGGCTGCAGAAACAAGCCGCAATGACTACCAGAAGGCGCTCAGCGTTGCTGGCCGTGGCAAGATCACCACGGAGATTCTGGAGGTGCCGGAATTCTATTATGCCGAGGACTATCATCAGCAATATCTCGCCAAGAATCCGGCCGGCTATTGCAGCTTGCGTGGCACCGGCGTTTCCTGTCCCATTCCGCAGGCAAAGGCGATCTAA